From a single Salmo salar chromosome ssa22, Ssal_v3.1, whole genome shotgun sequence genomic region:
- the eya2 gene encoding LOW QUALITY PROTEIN: eyes absent homolog 2 (The sequence of the model RefSeq protein was modified relative to this genomic sequence to represent the inferred CDS: inserted 1 base in 1 codon) yields the protein MSAYGQPQYSPGLQHAGPYPPYTHHAQGYGMPSYNIKTEDGLSLSPGQNSLLNYSNYSSTPPSQALYGYSTHGSSISSGIFQGANPITSSTPFNTTQQDFSGYSSYSQSQYSPYYNTHYNSPYLSPSAITTSIPYQHPEHPAVVPNHSPESQTGEYHPPPSPPTPGKEPEAVPARRSSDGKLRGRKRVSDPQPXLDSDIERVFVWDLDETIIIFHSLLTGSFSTRFGKDSSKAVSLGLWMEEMIFNLADSRLFFNDLEECDQVHIDDVASDDNGQDLSTYNFGTDGFQSPTGAGTLCLGSGVHGGADWMRKLAFRYRRVKEIYNTFKNNVGGLLGSPKREEWLQLRREMEVLTDLWLTQALKALALINSRPNCVNVLVTTTQLIPALSKVLLYGLGSAFPIENIYSATKTGKESCFERVAQRFGRRAVYVVIGDGVEEESVAKKKNMPFWRVSCRPDLEALSHALELDYL from the exons ACATTAAGACAGAGGATGGCCTTAGCCTCTCTCCAGGACAGAACAGTCTCCTGAACTACTCAAACTACAGCAGCACTCCCCCCAGCCAGGCTCTCTATGGCTACTCCACACACG GTAGCAGTATTTCATCTGGGATTTTCCAGGGAGCCAACCCCATCACAAGCTCAACTCCCTTCAACACCACACAACAG GACTTCTCAGGGTACTCCAGCTACAGCCAAAGCCAGTACTCACCgtactacaacacacactacaacagcccGTACCTCAGCCCTAGTGCCATCACCACGTCCATACCCTATCAGCATCCAGAACACCCCGCCGTggtgcccaatcacagcccagagTCCCAAACAG GAGAGTACCATCCACCCCCTAGCCCCCCCACCCCTGGGAAAGAGCCGGAAGCGGTGCCAGCCAGACGGAGCTCAGACGGGAAACTGAGGGGCAGGAAAAGAGTCAGTGACCCACAGC CCCTGGACTCAGATATAGAG cgtgtgtttgtgtgggacCTAGACGAGACCATCATCATTTTCCACTCTTTGCTCACAGGGAGCTTCTCCACCCGATTTGGCAAG GACTCATCCAAGGCAGTGTCGCTGGGCCTGTGGATGGAAGAGATGATCTTTAACCTGGCCGACTCACGACTATTCTTCAACGACCTGGAG GAATGTGACCAAGTTCATATTGATGACGTGGCGTCAGACGACAATGGGCAGGACCTGAG CACGTATAACTTTGGCACGGACGGGTTCCAGAGCCCTACGGGGGCCGGTACTCTGTGCCTGGGCTCAGGTGTCCACGGTGGGGCTGACTGGATGAGGAAACTGGCCTTTCGCTACAGGAGGGTGAAGGAGATCTACAACACCTTTAAGAACAACGTGGGAG GTTTGCTGGGCAGTCCCAAGCGGGAGGAGTGGCTGCAGCTGCGGAGGGAGATGGAGGTTCTAACAGATCTGTGGCTGACCCAGGCTCTCAAGGCCTTGGCCCTCATAAACTCCAG ACCAAACTGTGTGAATGTGCTGGTGACTACCACCCAGCTGATCCCAGCCCTGTCCAAGGTCCTGCTCTACGGACTGGGCTCAGCCTTCCCTATAGAGAATATCTACAGTGCCACCAAGACAG GGAAGGAGAGTTGCTTTGAGCGTGTGGCTCAGAGGTTTGGTCGGCGAGCAGTGTACGTGGTAATAGGGGATGGAGTGGAGGAGGAGTCTGTAGCCAAGAAG AAGAACATGCCCTTCTGGAGAGTGTCGTGTCGGCCTGACCTGGAGGCTCTGAGTCATGCACTGGAGCTGGACTACCTCTAG